A single Amphiprion ocellaris isolate individual 3 ecotype Okinawa chromosome 1, ASM2253959v1, whole genome shotgun sequence DNA region contains:
- the LOC111587590 gene encoding proline-serine-threonine phosphatase-interacting protein 1-like, with protein MTPLMFKDAFWGSDFTCHAGYDAVIQRLRDGRQMCKDVEELLKMRALAEEKYGKELVTIARKAGGHVEISTLKASFEQLKTQIENVGNFHIQLSDTLKEEVKKIETFRERQKEQRKKFESIMEKVQKKKVSLFKKTMESKKNYEARCKEADEVEDGSEKANVTPKSSEKVRHRIKQCRQAAGEAEKLYLNNTVQLEAVRQDWEETHRSTCEVFQQMEGDRISMLRCALWDHCNHFSMQCVKDDELYEEVRKLLEQCDITTDNNCFIGMKNTGLRPPDPIVFESYYQAGTVRNRNGQVHFAGREGITRRCSDPLLGSSLSFTVDSTQNSQPALASIGEFETSDDGYAPLPGLQQEAPLLTLPTNDNCYIVVYDYTAQEEDELTVSRGDVVQMLEQGEDGWWTVNRGGMTGLVPGNYLGKL; from the exons ATGACCCCTTTGATGTTTAAAGACGCTTTCTGG GGGTCTGATTTCACCTGTCATGCCGGGTATGATGCTGTGATCCAGCGGCTACGAGATGGGAGGCAAATGTGCAAAGATGTGGAGGAGCTGTTAAAGATGAG GGCACTAGCTGAGGAGAAATATGGAAAGGAACTGGTGACCATTGCTCGCAAAGCTGGAGGACACGTAGAAATCAG cacacTGAAAGCATCCTTCGAACAACTGAAAACTC AAATCGAGAACGTTGGTAACTTTCACATCCAACTATCTGATACACTGAAAGAGGAGGTGAAAAAGATTGAGACATTCAGAGAACGTCAGAAGGAACAGAGGAAGAAG TTTGAAAGCATCATGGAGAAGGTTCAAAAGAAAAAGGTTTCATTGTTCAAGAAGACCATGGAG tcTAAGAAGAACTATGAGGCGAGATGCAAGGAGGCTGATGAGGTAGAAGATGGATCTGAGAAAGCAAATGTTACACCCAAAAGCTCtgaaaag GTACGTCACAGGATCAAGCAATGCAGACAGGCTGCCGGTGAAGCAG AGAAGCTGTACTTAAACAACACTGTTCAACTAGAAGCTGTTCGCCAGGACTGGGAAGAAACACACAGAAGCACTTGTGAG gtGTTCCAGCAAATGGAGGGAGATCGTATCAGCATGCTGAGGTGTGCTCTCTGGGACCATTGCAATCATTTCTCCATGCAGTGTGTTAAAGACGATGAG TTGTACGAGGAGGTGAGGAAGCTTCTGGAGCAGTGTGACATTACCACAGACAACAACTGTTTCATAGGGATGAAAAACACAGGACTGAGGCCACCAG ATCCAATAGTGTTTGAAAGCTACTACCAGGCGGGGACAGTCAGGAACAGAAATGGTCAAGTTCATTTTGCAGGAAGAGAAGGCATAACAAGGAG ATGCTCTGACCCCCTACTTGGAAGCTCTTTGAGTTTCACTGTTGACAGCACTCAGAACTCACAACCAGCACTGGCATCTATTGGAGAGT TCGAGACTTCAGATGACGGGTATGCACCTCTACCAGGCCTCCAGCAAGAAGCACCACTGCTCACACTTCCAACAAATGACAACTGCTACATTGTGGTTTATGACTACACTGCACAG GAAGAGGATGAACTAACTGTGAGCAGAGGAGACGTGGTCCAAATGTTGGAACAAGGAGAGGATGGCTGGTGGACAGTGAACAGGGGTGGGATGACTGGACTGGTGCCAGGAAACTATCTGGGCAAACTTTGA
- the LOC111587591 gene encoding tetraspanin-3 — MGQCGITSSKTVLVFLNLIFWAAAGILCYIGAYVFITYDDYDHFFEDVYTLIPAVIIIAVGTLLFIIGLIGCCATIRESSCGLATFAAILLLVFVTECVVVVLGYIYRAKVEDEVNHSIQKVYNEYNGTNTDAPSRAIDYVQRQLHCCGIHNYSDWRNTRWFKESKNNSVPVSCCQPSISNCTGTLTRPADLYQEGCEALVVKKLKEIMMYVIWAALTFASIQMLGMLCACVVLCRRSHDPAYELLVTTNSYA, encoded by the exons GCTGCAGCTGGAATTTTATGCTATATTGGAGCCTATGTGTTCATCACATATGACGACTATGACCACTTCTTTGAAGACGTGTACACTTTGATTCCTGCTGTTATAATAATAGCTGTCGGGACTCTTCTCTTCATCATCGGCCTGATTGGCTGCTGTGCAACAATACGCGAAAGCTCCTGTGGCTTGGCAACT tttgcAGCCATCCTCCTGTTGGTCTTTGTAACAgagtgtgtggtggtggtgctgggcTACATATACAGGGCGAAG GTAGAAGATGAGGTGAATCACTCCATCCAGAAGGTTTACAATGAATACAACGGCACCAACACTGATGCTCCTAGTCGCGCTATTGACTATGTGCAGAGGCAG CTTCACTGTTGCGGCATTCACAACTACTCTGACTGGAGGAACACTCGCTGGTTTAAAGAATCCAAGAACAACAGCGTTCCAGTCAGCTGCTGTCAGCCCAGCATCAGCAACTGTACAGGCACTCTGACTCGACCAGCAGATCTCTACCAAGAG GGTTGTGAAGCTCTTGTTGTGAAGAAATTAAAGGAGATCATGATGTATGTCATATGGGCTGCACTAACTTTTGCATCCATACAG ATGCTGGGCATGCTCTGTGCCTGCGTGGTGCTGTGCAGGAGGAGTCATGATCCGGCGTATGAGCTGCTGGTCACCACCAACAGCTATGCATGA